A stretch of Halococcus sediminicola DNA encodes these proteins:
- a CDS encoding pentapeptide repeat-containing protein, producing MNNSGMMITSTDEGSSIPGGRCGYSFEGDSEAIGAYSCWRPSWQDTGRCVWHAERANKPPSVLAAARTDYPERLDGAYLRNASIDSNVSFADCTLRNACLTNANLQNIDCSRADFSGANCIGCDLSDSVLDAACIDGATLDRADFSHVSGAEATLVDATLVGADLSHARFEEADLSEADFTDATLSNTTLRRARLCEARFVDATLKETLLVKTDLSEANLEYAAMIRTDLRGADLTGVHFYGTVHDNCRIDHRTTLDGVCSYEQMVPEGTSLRTVVTDGDVDLLDKAIWTYGALQTISRENKLNQQASDYYVRQHDTQRRQVRARGQYLRWAKAEGARWVMQYGEGIWNVVYTALAVIVLSTLLYPLSVVGGLRRPSSGAVLTYATGGSLDLLTITGLGNLLSVLAESFYFSVVTFTTLGYGDWIPLGYSKGIAMAESLIGTFIVSILIYVLARRVMW from the coding sequence ATGAATAATAGTGGTATGATGATTACTTCGACTGACGAGGGATCGTCCATTCCAGGGGGGCGCTGTGGGTATTCGTTTGAGGGCGACTCCGAGGCTATCGGTGCGTACAGTTGCTGGCGGCCGTCATGGCAGGACACTGGCCGCTGTGTCTGGCACGCCGAGCGAGCAAACAAGCCCCCGAGTGTGCTCGCCGCGGCTCGTACCGACTACCCAGAGCGGTTGGACGGGGCGTATCTCCGAAATGCATCGATAGATTCGAATGTTTCGTTCGCGGACTGTACACTCCGGAATGCCTGCCTGACGAACGCGAACCTCCAGAACATCGACTGTAGTCGGGCTGATTTCTCTGGGGCAAACTGTATCGGCTGTGATCTCTCGGATAGTGTTCTCGACGCCGCTTGTATAGATGGTGCGACGCTCGATAGAGCGGATTTCTCACACGTCAGCGGTGCGGAGGCGACCCTCGTTGACGCGACGCTCGTCGGTGCCGATCTTTCGCACGCACGTTTCGAGGAAGCCGATCTCTCGGAGGCGGACTTCACGGATGCCACCCTTAGCAACACGACTCTTAGGAGGGCAAGGCTCTGCGAGGCGCGCTTCGTCGATGCAACGCTCAAGGAGACGCTCTTGGTCAAAACTGACCTCTCGGAGGCGAATTTGGAGTACGCAGCGATGATCCGGACCGACCTCCGCGGTGCGGACCTTACTGGAGTTCATTTCTATGGTACCGTCCACGATAACTGCCGGATCGACCACCGGACGACCCTCGATGGAGTCTGTAGCTACGAACAGATGGTTCCCGAGGGGACGTCGCTCAGGACAGTCGTCACCGATGGAGATGTCGATCTGCTGGATAAAGCGATCTGGACGTACGGCGCCCTGCAAACTATTTCGCGGGAGAACAAGCTGAACCAGCAGGCGAGCGACTACTATGTTCGTCAGCACGACACCCAGCGGCGGCAGGTTCGGGCGAGAGGGCAGTACCTCCGCTGGGCGAAAGCCGAAGGTGCACGTTGGGTGATGCAGTACGGGGAGGGAATCTGGAACGTGGTCTATACTGCACTCGCGGTGATCGTTCTCAGTACGCTGCTCTATCCTCTCTCCGTGGTTGGTGGGTTGCGGCGGCCAAGTTCGGGAGCTGTCCTCACGTATGCAACGGGTGGCTCGCTCGATCTCCTGACGATCACGGGTCTCGGGAACCTGCTCTCAGTTCTCGCAGAGAGCTTCTACTTCAGTGTCGTCACATTCACAACACTTGGCTACGGAGACTGGATTCCACTCGGGTATTCGAAAGGAATCGCAATGGCGGAGTCGCTCATCGGGACGTTCATCGTGTCGATCCTGATTTACGTGCTCGCGCGACGAGTTATGTGGTGA
- a CDS encoding cytoplasmic protein — translation MASSQLNLDKETESCLDSCLTAAQACEWCADECAGSEDMARCLRLCRDVADLASLCARMCTRDSEFNSQLAEACADACEACAEECEQHDHDHCQACAEILPRCAESCRAMA, via the coding sequence AACTGAATCTGGACAAGGAAACCGAATCGTGTTTGGACAGCTGTCTCACCGCCGCGCAGGCCTGTGAGTGGTGTGCCGACGAGTGTGCCGGTAGCGAGGACATGGCGCGGTGTCTCCGGCTCTGCCGGGACGTCGCCGACCTCGCGTCGCTGTGTGCGCGCATGTGTACCCGCGATTCAGAGTTCAACTCGCAGCTCGCCGAGGCCTGTGCCGACGCCTGCGAGGCGTGCGCCGAGGAGTGCGAACAGCACGACCACGACCACTGTCAGGCCTGCGCCGAAATCCTGCCCCGGTGTGCCGAGAGCTGCCGGGCGATGGCCTGA